In Prunus dulcis chromosome 1, ALMONDv2, whole genome shotgun sequence, the following are encoded in one genomic region:
- the LOC117615162 gene encoding zinc finger protein 4-like, whose translation MVTPNLNLEYENDSEVTSQENFNIPLQEESHDLSKDSTTTSSCLTNQTNLQQEDPGPISLNLTLQFSSRDIELKGTGETSSAEGAAPPTSEATMPRVFSCNYCKRKFYSSQALGGHQNAHKRERTMAKRAMRMGMFPDRYTSLASLPLHGSAASAFRSLGIEAHAAVHQNIMIPSDQRLPVPDTRGVARFQQGYFGVPMFMEEDDVGMIWPGSFRQVGEGVGGRHSNMQFSQNPTMNSGGSTMPPNTKTSSSSPDLTLKL comes from the coding sequence ATGGTCACACCAAACTTGAACTTGGAATATGAAAATGATTCGGAAGTTACAAGCcaagaaaatttcaacatccCTCTGCAAGAAGAATCCCATGATCTCTCTAAGGATAGCACCACCACTTCTTCCTGCCTCACAAATCAGACAAACCTCCAACAAGAAGATCCGGGGCCTATTTCCCTCAACTTGACACTCCAGTTTAGCTCCCGTGACATTGAATTGAAGGGCACAGGGGAGACTAGCAGTGCTGAAGGAGCTGCACCCCCTACTTCAGAAGCAACAATGCCAAGGGTGTTCTCATGCAACTACTGCAAGCGTAAGTTCTATAGCTCACAGGCACTTGGTGGCCATCAGAATGCTcacaagagagagaggacaATGGCCAAGCGTGCTATGCGTATGGGAATGTTTCCTGACAGGTACACTAGCTTGGCATCCCTTCCCCTGCATGGTTCTGCTGCTTCTGCATTTCGATCTCTTGGTATCGAAGCTCATGCTGCAGTGCACCAAAACATTATGATACCATCCGATCAGAGGCTCCCTGTCCCTGACACGAGAGGTGTGGCAAGGTTTCAGCAAGGCTATTTTGGAGTGCCAATGTTTATGGAAGAGGATGATGTGGGTATGATTTGGCCTGGGAGTTTCCGTCAGGTGGGTGAGGGAGTTGGAGGTCGTCATTCGAATATGCAGTTTTCTCAAAATCCAACAATGAATTCAGGAGGATCCACCATGCCACCAAATACAAAGACAAGTTCATCTTCACCTGATCTTACTTTAAAGCTCtga